In a genomic window of Amphiprion ocellaris isolate individual 3 ecotype Okinawa chromosome 13, ASM2253959v1, whole genome shotgun sequence:
- the LOC111575950 gene encoding Kv channel-interacting protein 1 isoform X1, with protein MEREAQSENSLHTIAIVLLCCGAVKMLHLLGVITVEDKADDDLEMTMVCHRPEGLDQLEAQTNFSKRELQVLYRGFKNECPSGVVNEDTFKQIYSQFFPHGDASTYAHYLFNAFDAGHTGSIKFEDFVTALSILLRGSVTEKLQWTFNLYDINRDGYINKEEMTDIVRAIYDMMGKYTYPALKTDAPKQHVDAFFQKMDKNRDGVVTLDEFILSCQEDENIMRSLQLFENVI; from the exons atggaaAGAGAGGCTCAGAGTGAGAACAGCTTACACACTATAGCCATCGTTCTGCTGTGCTGTGGGGCCGTCAAAATGCTGCACCTACTGGGAGTCATAACTGTGGAGG ACAAAGCTGACGATGACCTGGAGATGACCATGGTCTGCCATCGACCGGAAGGCCTCGACCAGCTAGAAGCTCAAACCAACTTCAGTAAACGAGAGCTCCAAGTGCTCTACAGAGGCTTCAAGAAT GAGTGTCCAAGTGGCGTCGTAAACGAAGACACCTTCAAGCAAATATACTCCCAGTTCTTCCCACATGGAG ATGCCAGCACCTACGCACACTATCTGTTTAATGCATTTGACGCAGGACACACAGGATCCATAAAGTTTGAG GACTTTGTAACAGCTCTGTCCATCCTGCTGAGGGGCTCCGTCACCGAGAAGCTCCAGTGGACCTTCAACCTCTATGACATCAACAGAGACGGCTACATCAACAAAGAG GAGATGACAGACATCGTCAGAGCAATATATGACATGATGGGGAAGTACACCTACCCTGCCTTGAAAACCGATGCACCCAAACAGCATGTGGATGCCTTCTTTCAG aaaatggacaaaaacagagATGGTGTGGTCACTCTTGATGAATTCATCCTTTCTTGTCAAGAG GATGAAAACATCATGAGGTCTCTACAGCTCTTTGAAAATGTCATCTAG
- the LOC111575950 gene encoding Kv channel-interacting protein 1 isoform X3 has product MGAVVGTLTMQTKQRRPSRDKADDDLEMTMVCHRPEGLDQLEAQTNFSKRELQVLYRGFKNECPSGVVNEDTFKQIYSQFFPHGDASTYAHYLFNAFDAGHTGSIKFEDFVTALSILLRGSVTEKLQWTFNLYDINRDGYINKEEMTDIVRAIYDMMGKYTYPALKTDAPKQHVDAFFQKMDKNRDGVVTLDEFILSCQEDENIMRSLQLFENVI; this is encoded by the exons ACAAAGCTGACGATGACCTGGAGATGACCATGGTCTGCCATCGACCGGAAGGCCTCGACCAGCTAGAAGCTCAAACCAACTTCAGTAAACGAGAGCTCCAAGTGCTCTACAGAGGCTTCAAGAAT GAGTGTCCAAGTGGCGTCGTAAACGAAGACACCTTCAAGCAAATATACTCCCAGTTCTTCCCACATGGAG ATGCCAGCACCTACGCACACTATCTGTTTAATGCATTTGACGCAGGACACACAGGATCCATAAAGTTTGAG GACTTTGTAACAGCTCTGTCCATCCTGCTGAGGGGCTCCGTCACCGAGAAGCTCCAGTGGACCTTCAACCTCTATGACATCAACAGAGACGGCTACATCAACAAAGAG GAGATGACAGACATCGTCAGAGCAATATATGACATGATGGGGAAGTACACCTACCCTGCCTTGAAAACCGATGCACCCAAACAGCATGTGGATGCCTTCTTTCAG aaaatggacaaaaacagagATGGTGTGGTCACTCTTGATGAATTCATCCTTTCTTGTCAAGAG GATGAAAACATCATGAGGTCTCTACAGCTCTTTGAAAATGTCATCTAG